One region of Candidatus Hydrogenedentota bacterium genomic DNA includes:
- a CDS encoding ABC transporter ATP-binding protein, translating into MSDFSGAPGVIIPTAKPHGSAWRVYSRLLGHAWRYKARLFGSLALALLIAVSFGAMLVGVGSVIKLTFYSDAPPALDGGGAAKGEETEDPAAAMARDIARYSEAVRGVTGWAPRDLDGKFLRLVAGMRADRMRALFYACVLITLLAGMVGLARFFQEYLAATIGARVTTDIGRAMYENLMRQSMGFFESRPSGEILARFNNDMFMVNRGLEGVFVKLMREPFKILAFLAVAVSVDWQLTLVGVCVMPLVLYALVFIGKKMRKSVRRSLQKIASMTSVVNETVRGMAIIKGYNMEAYEIGRVRAEIEKLRRFLYQMARLHAATGPITEFMLVLGVVSFVLYSGQRVEDGLLDAGDLVQLYFALAMMLDPVRKLSDVNNLVQTSVASAERCFEMMDAQPDITETADAVALPPLRDALRFENVTFSYSTGEEVLRGLTLEIKKGQMVAVVGPSGAGKSTLAKLVPRYYDVTCGAVTLDGVDIRRATFHSLREQMSIVTQDTILFAETVRANIAFGRDTYPDERVRGAARAANAEDFIGALPDGFDTVIGESGNSLSGGQRQRLAIARAIIKDPAILILDEATSSLDSESERLIQDALDHFVAGRTTIVIAHRLSTVRRADRIVVMEAGRIVEEGTHAELLAKDGLYRRLHDTQFRDREDTPGEPA; encoded by the coding sequence ATGAGCGACTTCAGCGGCGCGCCCGGCGTGATCATCCCGACGGCAAAACCCCACGGCTCCGCCTGGCGGGTGTACAGCCGTCTGCTCGGCCATGCCTGGCGGTACAAGGCGCGCCTTTTCGGGTCGCTGGCGCTGGCCCTGCTGATAGCCGTGTCTTTCGGGGCCATGCTGGTGGGCGTGGGCTCCGTCATCAAGCTGACCTTTTACAGCGACGCCCCGCCCGCCCTGGACGGCGGGGGCGCCGCGAAGGGCGAGGAGACGGAGGATCCGGCGGCGGCCATGGCGCGGGACATCGCCCGGTATTCGGAGGCGGTGCGCGGCGTGACCGGCTGGGCGCCCAGAGACCTGGACGGGAAATTCCTGCGGCTGGTGGCGGGCATGCGGGCCGACCGGATGCGCGCGCTTTTCTACGCCTGCGTCCTGATCACCCTGCTGGCGGGGATGGTGGGCCTGGCCCGCTTCTTCCAGGAGTACCTCGCTGCCACGATCGGCGCGCGCGTGACCACGGACATCGGCCGGGCCATGTACGAGAACCTCATGCGTCAGTCCATGGGCTTTTTCGAGTCGCGCCCCTCGGGGGAGATACTCGCCCGGTTCAACAACGACATGTTCATGGTGAACCGGGGCCTGGAGGGGGTGTTCGTCAAGCTGATGCGCGAGCCGTTCAAAATTCTGGCCTTTCTGGCCGTGGCCGTCAGCGTGGACTGGCAGCTCACCCTGGTGGGCGTGTGCGTGATGCCCCTGGTGCTCTACGCGCTGGTGTTCATCGGGAAGAAGATGCGCAAGAGCGTGCGCCGCTCGCTGCAGAAGATCGCCTCCATGACCTCCGTGGTGAACGAGACCGTGCGCGGCATGGCCATCATCAAGGGCTACAACATGGAGGCCTACGAAATCGGGCGGGTCCGCGCCGAAATCGAGAAGCTGCGCCGCTTCCTCTACCAGATGGCCCGGCTCCACGCGGCCACGGGGCCGATCACGGAGTTCATGCTCGTGCTGGGCGTGGTCAGTTTTGTCCTCTACAGCGGGCAGCGGGTCGAGGACGGCCTGCTGGACGCGGGGGACCTGGTGCAGTTGTACTTCGCCCTGGCCATGATGCTCGACCCGGTCCGGAAGCTCTCGGACGTGAACAACCTGGTGCAGACCAGCGTGGCGAGCGCGGAGCGCTGCTTCGAGATGATGGACGCCCAGCCGGACATCACCGAGACGGCGGACGCGGTGGCGCTGCCGCCCCTGCGCGACGCGCTCCGTTTCGAGAATGTGACCTTTTCCTACAGCACCGGCGAGGAGGTGCTCCGGGGGCTGACGCTGGAGATTAAAAAGGGGCAGATGGTGGCCGTGGTCGGGCCGAGCGGCGCGGGCAAGAGCACCCTGGCCAAGCTGGTGCCCCGGTACTACGACGTGACCTGCGGCGCCGTCACCCTGGACGGCGTGGACATCCGCCGGGCCACGTTCCACAGCCTGCGCGAGCAGATGAGCATCGTGACACAGGACACCATCCTCTTCGCCGAGACGGTGCGGGCGAACATCGCCTTCGGCCGCGACACCTATCCGGACGAAAGGGTGCGCGGCGCGGCGCGGGCGGCCAACGCGGAGGACTTCATCGGGGCGCTTCCCGACGGCTTTGACACGGTCATCGGCGAGTCGGGCAACTCCCTGTCCGGCGGGCAGCGCCAGCGCCTGGCCATCGCGCGCGCCATCATCAAGGACCCGGCCATCCTGATACTGGACGAGGCCACGTCCAGCCTGGACTCGGAGAGTGAGCGGCTGATCCAGGACGCCCTCGACCACTTTGTCGCGGGGCGCACCACCATCGTCATCGCGCACCGCCTCTCGACGGTGCGCCGGGCCGACCGCATCGTGGTGATGGAGGCGGGCCGCATCGTCGAGGAGGGCACCCACGCCGAGCTCCTCGCCAAGGACGGCCTCTACCGCCGCCTGCACGACACGCAGTTCCGAGACCGGGAGGACACGCCGGGGGAGCCGGCATGA
- a CDS encoding carbon starvation protein A has product MTSLLLVFLSAAAFIAAYHTYGRWLARRVFRLDAAAVPPSKALEDGVDFVPTPKAVLFGHHFTSIAGTGPIVGPAIAILWGWLPAVLWVVFGSIFVGAVHDFGALMVSLRSRGQTIGEVAGRLVNPRVRVLFLLVLFFTLTVVVAIFGLVIATIFSIYPQTVLSVWAAMPLATLVGFWIYKRGGHLFFPSVFALVVLYVTVVLGVRYPVDLTAILGVPLLAGPDAGFFAGLNSAVVIWTVLLLAYCFLASVLPVWLLLQPRDYINSHQLFVALLLLVAGIFAARPDMVAPLWNPDVAGAPPIMPFLFITIACGAISGFHCLVSSGTTSKQLRNERDAQFIGYGSMLTEGMLAVLVIVACAGGIGLHVSVNGQDFSGVEAWRQLYGVGWEKMQLRQTVGAFVEGASNLMSAVWVPRAVAVNIVAVMVACFAATTIDTATRLHRYVVQELGNAFGVRALRNKYAATAVAVAAGGTLALLPGPQGPGSGGLVIWPLFGATNQLLAGLALLVVAFYLRRSGRPCWFILAPLVLMIVLPFWALVHQIFLDFLPGGKWVLTGVGLCILALQCWMVVEAMVLWRGAKGADVPAGEGAEGAPCCGK; this is encoded by the coding sequence ATGACCTCATTGCTGCTGGTGTTTCTCAGCGCGGCCGCGTTCATCGCGGCCTACCACACCTATGGCCGTTGGCTGGCCCGCCGGGTTTTCCGGCTGGACGCCGCCGCCGTGCCGCCGTCGAAGGCGCTCGAGGACGGGGTGGACTTCGTCCCCACGCCGAAGGCGGTGCTTTTCGGCCACCATTTCACCTCCATCGCGGGCACGGGACCCATTGTGGGCCCGGCCATCGCGATTCTGTGGGGCTGGCTGCCCGCCGTGCTGTGGGTGGTCTTCGGCTCCATATTCGTGGGGGCGGTGCATGATTTCGGGGCGCTGATGGTGTCCCTGCGCTCGCGGGGGCAGACCATCGGCGAGGTCGCCGGGCGGCTGGTGAACCCCCGCGTGCGGGTGCTTTTCCTCCTGGTGCTGTTCTTCACCCTCACCGTGGTGGTGGCCATTTTCGGCCTGGTCATCGCGACCATTTTCTCCATCTACCCCCAGACCGTGCTGTCCGTGTGGGCGGCCATGCCCCTGGCCACGCTCGTGGGCTTTTGGATTTACAAACGCGGCGGACACCTGTTTTTTCCCTCCGTCTTCGCGCTGGTGGTGCTCTATGTCACCGTGGTGCTCGGCGTGCGCTATCCCGTGGACCTGACGGCGATATTGGGCGTCCCCCTGCTGGCGGGGCCGGACGCGGGCTTTTTCGCCGGCCTGAACTCCGCCGTGGTCATCTGGACCGTGCTGCTCCTGGCCTACTGCTTCCTCGCCAGCGTGCTGCCCGTGTGGCTGCTGCTCCAGCCGCGGGACTACATCAACTCGCACCAGCTTTTCGTGGCGCTGCTCCTGCTCGTGGCCGGCATATTCGCCGCCCGGCCAGACATGGTCGCGCCCCTGTGGAACCCCGATGTCGCCGGTGCGCCGCCCATCATGCCGTTCCTGTTCATTACCATCGCCTGCGGCGCCATCTCCGGCTTCCACTGCCTCGTCTCCTCGGGCACCACCTCCAAGCAGTTGCGGAACGAGCGGGACGCGCAGTTCATTGGCTACGGCTCCATGCTCACGGAGGGCATGCTGGCCGTGCTGGTGATCGTGGCCTGCGCGGGCGGCATTGGCCTGCATGTCTCGGTGAACGGGCAGGACTTCTCCGGCGTCGAGGCGTGGCGGCAGCTTTACGGCGTCGGCTGGGAGAAGATGCAGCTCCGGCAGACCGTCGGCGCTTTCGTCGAGGGCGCCAGCAACCTCATGAGCGCCGTCTGGGTGCCCCGCGCCGTCGCGGTGAACATTGTGGCCGTCATGGTCGCCTGCTTCGCCGCCACCACCATAGACACGGCCACGCGCCTCCACCGCTACGTGGTGCAGGAGCTGGGCAACGCCTTCGGCGTGAGGGCGCTGCGCAACAAGTACGCGGCCACGGCCGTGGCCGTGGCGGCCGGCGGCACCCTGGCCCTCCTGCCCGGACCGCAGGGGCCCGGCTCCGGCGGGCTGGTCATCTGGCCGCTCTTCGGCGCCACGAACCAGTTGCTGGCGGGGCTGGCGCTGCTGGTGGTGGCCTTCTACCTGCGCCGCTCGGGCCGCCCCTGCTGGTTCATTCTGGCCCCCCTCGTGCTGATGATCGTCCTGCCCTTCTGGGCGCTGGTCCACCAGATTTTCCTGGACTTCCTGCCCGGGGGCAAATGGGTCCTCACCGGCGTCGGCCTGTGCATCCTCGCGCTCCAGTGCTGGATGGTGGTCGAGGCCATGGTCCTGTGGCGCGGCGCGAAAGGGGCGGATGTGCCGGCCGGGGAAGGGGCCGAAGGCGCCCCCTGCTGCGGGAAATAA
- a CDS encoding PhoH family protein → MKKNYVLDTNALLEDPNCIEVLRNGEENRVGIPLQVILELDKLKKEPRVAHLVAAAVDSIHRNLDSVDILRRPGDEDRLDSPDMVILREVREGGLDDPILVTNDRILQIIAKMRGVRSQEYRSSHPYQSDSQIYTGFVEPGEPPLPNSFEWAEGRPLYHGRGGDKVIEYTHEVWKVKPRTVYQNLAFELLLDENLDLVTLQSEAGYGKTFLALAAAFLLVLQQKRYDKIYIVKPMVEVGAKMGYLPGDVDEKMEPYIRYLRALISKLHQMRPAERIFEKTESPHTKFNPDKFEVLPLAFIRGMNIEDAVVIVDETQNLSRMEVRALLTRMGENVKCYCLGDTRQVDNPYLNESNNGLNWIVRCLKGAENYGHLVLRGAKSRGPICDAVLHSGL, encoded by the coding sequence ATGAAGAAGAATTACGTTCTGGACACCAACGCGCTTCTTGAAGACCCCAATTGCATCGAGGTGTTGCGGAACGGCGAGGAGAACCGGGTGGGCATCCCCCTCCAGGTCATCCTCGAACTGGACAAGCTGAAGAAGGAGCCCCGCGTCGCCCACCTGGTGGCGGCGGCGGTGGACTCCATCCACCGCAATCTGGACTCGGTGGACATCCTGCGCCGCCCCGGCGACGAAGACCGCCTCGACAGCCCCGACATGGTCATCCTGCGTGAGGTGCGCGAGGGCGGCCTCGACGACCCCATCCTGGTGACCAACGACCGCATCCTGCAAATCATCGCGAAGATGCGCGGCGTCCGCAGCCAGGAGTACCGAAGCTCCCACCCCTACCAGTCCGACTCGCAGATATACACCGGCTTCGTCGAGCCCGGCGAGCCGCCCCTGCCCAATTCGTTTGAATGGGCCGAGGGACGGCCCCTGTACCATGGCCGCGGCGGGGACAAGGTCATCGAGTACACCCACGAGGTGTGGAAGGTGAAGCCCCGGACGGTCTACCAGAACCTCGCCTTCGAGCTCCTCCTGGACGAGAACCTCGACCTGGTGACCCTCCAGAGCGAGGCGGGCTACGGAAAAACCTTCCTCGCCCTCGCCGCCGCCTTCCTGCTGGTGCTTCAGCAGAAACGGTACGACAAGATTTACATCGTGAAGCCCATGGTGGAGGTCGGCGCGAAAATGGGCTACCTCCCCGGCGACGTGGACGAGAAAATGGAGCCCTACATCCGCTACCTGCGCGCCCTCATCTCAAAACTCCACCAGATGCGGCCCGCCGAGCGCATCTTCGAGAAGACCGAGTCGCCCCACACCAAGTTCAACCCGGACAAGTTCGAGGTGCTCCCCCTGGCCTTCATCCGGGGAATGAACATCGAGGACGCGGTGGTCATCGTGGACGAGACCCAGAACCTCTCCCGCATGGAGGTCCGCGCCCTCCTCACCCGCATGGGCGAGAACGTGAAATGCTACTGCCTGGGCGACACGCGCCAGGTGGACAACCCCTACCTGAACGAGTCGAACAACGGCCTGAACTGGATTGTCCGCTGCCTGAAGGGGGCGGAGAACTACGGACATCTGGTGCTGCGGGGCGCAAAATCGCGCGGACCCATCTGCGACGCCGTCCTGCATTCCGGGCTCTGA
- a CDS encoding outer membrane protein transport protein: protein MAGLGSLQGRVVRTMAAAVAASMCALSAHATDGHQLIGIGAVQKGTGGAGVASAKDSTWVLLNPGAITDLERRFDFSFETFMPYRTLEPHGLFANSFAGKMSDDSIFFIPSMGAIFPTDKGTLGLGLFAMNGMGVDYRASRTILPRLFGHNFDRRTEYGAMKLSGAYAYEFDNGWSLGLALNLNYARFKSDMLTLNFWETQGGNRWDDAFGGGLTLGVQKDWERWRVGAAYSTPQWMDTMGKYKDDLLPLPLDLPQMLQAGAGFDITEDVELVLDYKFIDWSGVTQIGKAPITGGFGWKDQHAVKAGVTWDINDKWTVRAGLSHAESPIDEEVVFANALFPAIVETHATAGFSYAVTENTELHFAWKHAFGNTLTDSGRGDLFSVLGRGTEIHLEENSFTVQYSYKF, encoded by the coding sequence ATGGCTGGGCTGGGCAGTTTACAGGGCAGGGTGGTGCGGACCATGGCGGCGGCGGTGGCGGCGTCCATGTGCGCGTTGTCCGCGCACGCCACGGACGGCCATCAGCTTATCGGCATCGGCGCGGTGCAGAAGGGCACGGGCGGCGCGGGCGTGGCCAGCGCGAAGGACAGCACCTGGGTGCTGCTGAACCCCGGGGCCATCACGGACCTGGAGCGGCGCTTCGACTTCAGTTTCGAGACTTTCATGCCCTACCGGACCCTGGAGCCGCACGGCCTTTTCGCGAACAGTTTCGCGGGGAAAATGTCCGACGACAGCATTTTCTTCATCCCCTCGATGGGCGCCATTTTCCCGACGGACAAGGGGACTCTCGGCCTGGGCCTTTTCGCCATGAACGGCATGGGCGTGGACTACCGGGCCTCCCGGACCATTCTGCCCCGCCTTTTCGGGCATAATTTTGACCGGCGCACGGAATACGGCGCGATGAAGCTCTCCGGCGCCTACGCCTACGAGTTCGACAACGGGTGGTCCCTGGGTCTGGCGCTGAACCTGAACTACGCGCGGTTCAAGAGCGACATGCTGACGCTGAACTTCTGGGAAACCCAGGGGGGCAACCGCTGGGACGACGCCTTCGGCGGGGGGCTGACGCTGGGCGTCCAGAAGGACTGGGAGCGTTGGCGCGTGGGCGCGGCCTACAGCACCCCGCAGTGGATGGACACCATGGGCAAGTACAAGGATGATCTGCTGCCCCTGCCGCTGGACCTCCCCCAGATGCTTCAGGCGGGCGCCGGCTTCGATATCACGGAGGATGTGGAGCTGGTGCTGGACTACAAGTTCATTGACTGGTCCGGCGTGACGCAGATCGGGAAGGCGCCCATCACGGGCGGCTTCGGCTGGAAGGACCAGCACGCGGTGAAGGCGGGCGTGACCTGGGACATCAACGACAAATGGACCGTGCGCGCCGGCCTGTCCCACGCCGAATCCCCGATTGACGAGGAGGTGGTCTTCGCCAACGCGCTCTTCCCGGCCATTGTGGAGACCCACGCCACGGCCGGTTTCAGCTATGCCGTCACGGAAAACACGGAGCTCCATTTCGCGTGGAAGCACGCCTTCGGCAACACCCTCACCGACAGCGGGCGCGGCGACCTCTTCTCCGTGCTGGGCCGCGGCACGGAAATCCATCTGGAGGAGAACAGCTTCACCGTGCAATACTCTTACAAGTTTTAG